One window from the genome of Echinicola vietnamensis DSM 17526 encodes:
- a CDS encoding helix-turn-helix domain-containing protein, translating into MKETLLRKLREEFKYDLDQVAAKIDSSVEDYLEIENGGKRLDILQAAKLGDLYNINPRYLLELAESINYNFGSHSRTIYTQNYFEGKDEN; encoded by the coding sequence ATGAAAGAAACACTTTTAAGAAAGCTACGAGAAGAATTTAAGTACGATCTCGATCAAGTTGCCGCCAAGATTGATTCAAGTGTAGAAGACTACCTAGAGATTGAAAATGGAGGAAAAAGATTAGATATTTTGCAAGCGGCCAAGCTTGGGGATTTGTATAATATTAACCCGAGATACCTTTTAGAACTTGCTGAAAGTATTAATTATAATTTTGGGTCACACAGCCGGACAATTTACACGCAGAATTATTTCGAGGGAAAGGATGAGAATTAG
- a CDS encoding helix-turn-helix domain-containing protein, whose protein sequence is MQNAQKIMRILPESKDFSQEYVANKLDMHQRTYSNLESGKTKLTIDRIKQLAEFYQVGPDYFLSDELPTINYNSGKYSRSIIAANTYKEVNKTDSKELFKRIIKEKEIQIDHLVKELSQLRKERENLINLITALTEKIK, encoded by the coding sequence ATGCAAAACGCTCAAAAAATCATGCGGATACTACCGGAGTCCAAGGACTTTAGTCAAGAATATGTAGCCAATAAGCTAGATATGCATCAGCGAACCTATTCTAATCTTGAATCTGGAAAAACCAAATTGACGATTGATCGGATAAAGCAATTGGCTGAGTTTTACCAAGTAGGACCGGATTATTTTCTTTCGGATGAATTACCCACCATTAATTATAATTCAGGAAAATATAGCAGATCCATAATTGCTGCAAATACTTATAAAGAGGTTAATAAAACAGACTCAAAAGAACTTTTTAAGCGTATTATAAAGGAAAAGGAAATTCAGATTGACCATTTGGTAAAGGAGTTAAGTCAATTACGAAAAGAAAGAGAGAACCTTATCAATTTAATAACAGCGCTTACAGAGAAAATAAAATAA
- a CDS encoding helix-turn-helix domain-containing protein translates to MNDGNPFQDQLLDNHSIGQNLMAFRKLRNLKALEVADHLGMSEGNYTKYERGENKITTEIIKQFSQFVKVNPIHILTIEPGHIIDFFYGLEKRKDMMDKNQIESLILILKELKESNDSLKAMLTDPLVSPLINQS, encoded by the coding sequence ATGAATGATGGTAATCCTTTCCAAGATCAGCTTCTTGACAATCACTCGATTGGTCAAAACTTGATGGCCTTTAGAAAGCTAAGGAATCTTAAAGCCTTAGAGGTTGCCGATCATCTGGGCATGTCAGAAGGCAATTATACAAAGTATGAGCGTGGGGAGAATAAAATCACCACAGAAATCATTAAACAATTTTCACAGTTTGTGAAGGTTAACCCAATACATATCCTTACCATCGAGCCTGGTCATATAATTGATTTTTTTTATGGACTTGAAAAGAGAAAAGATATGATGGACAAGAATCAAATAGAATCCTTGATCCTTATTTTAAAGGAGCTTAAAGAGAGTAACGATTCATTGAAAGCCATGTTAACAGATCCCTTAGTTTCACCTTTAATAAACCAATCATGA
- a CDS encoding UPF0489 family protein: protein MDNHGAALWCWLQHFNPNQKYTVIHIDKHYDTLASNMELWMNSLPDNVTDLTINEFYEIKHNLGASEFQTIRWDNYLPIFERLCGSNVTSYLFYTHRKGTSGIKAFYPGKVEELNAFSIFENLEFVISNTEDKIILNLDIDYFFLSYNNSYFQCFSDEAIDILFDQIQYSYLEGDKIEVLTIALSPECCGNWHNSLKIYNKLAVKLNLDPITIDEF from the coding sequence ATGGATAATCATGGAGCAGCATTATGGTGTTGGTTGCAGCACTTTAACCCTAATCAGAAGTATACAGTAATTCATATTGACAAACATTATGACACTCTTGCTTCCAATATGGAGCTTTGGATGAATTCCCTTCCCGATAATGTTACTGATTTAACTATTAATGAATTTTATGAAATAAAGCACAATTTAGGAGCTTCTGAATTTCAGACAATTAGATGGGACAATTACCTCCCAATTTTCGAAAGGCTTTGTGGTTCAAATGTCACCTCCTATTTATTCTACACACATCGTAAAGGTACCTCAGGAATAAAGGCATTTTATCCAGGTAAGGTTGAGGAGTTGAATGCATTTTCAATCTTTGAAAATTTAGAATTTGTAATAAGCAATACAGAGGATAAAATAATCCTAAACCTTGATATTGATTACTTTTTTCTGAGTTATAACAACTCCTATTTTCAGTGCTTTTCAGATGAAGCTATAGACATCCTTTTTGATCAAATTCAATATAGCTATTTGGAGGGAGATAAAATTGAAGTTTTAACGATTGCACTTAGTCCTGAATGTTGTGGTAACTGGCATAACTCATTAAAAATATACAACAAATTAGCAGTTAAGCTTAATTTAGACCCAATAACAATAGATGAATTTTAA
- a CDS encoding site-specific integrase: MEKKFAKSGKQFEMSIYLDTRRTKADEYYPLKIKVYTPKPKKRKYYSVGIDMNKETYEKVFLSVKPRKAEKEIRIQVESLLHKYIEVANRLDNFTFESFENLLFKPEGDVKDVFYLYQQKIKTLELEKREATKHTYEASVKSIKKFLKANRKRDPKHLFVQDITVEWLKNFEKWMLEKGNSKTTVGYYLRTLRHIFNTIKTDHYPFGKNGYVIPKGTNKKKALDKHQLKLLFEGKPENQFQQRAKDFWFFSYLCKGMNMKDILYLKWKNVNGDFLEFVREKTKDTTDEQIVIRVPLMEHSKKVIKVYGVTSGDREEYVFPILHKEMAEGEKLKAKQNFTRLVNQHMKRYAEKLGIKENVSTYTARHSFATMAIRNNASIEYVGESLGHADIKTTKAYIKSFLDDESDKKMIGNLVDFG; the protein is encoded by the coding sequence ATGGAAAAGAAATTTGCCAAGTCTGGAAAACAGTTCGAAATGTCCATCTACCTAGACACCAGAAGAACTAAAGCAGATGAATATTATCCCTTAAAAATAAAGGTTTATACTCCAAAACCCAAAAAACGGAAATACTATTCTGTAGGAATAGATATGAACAAGGAAACCTATGAAAAGGTATTCCTCTCAGTAAAACCAAGAAAAGCAGAAAAGGAAATCCGCATTCAAGTAGAAAGCCTTCTACATAAATACATTGAGGTGGCGAATAGGCTGGACAATTTCACCTTTGAATCTTTCGAGAATCTTTTATTTAAACCTGAGGGTGATGTCAAAGATGTTTTCTATCTGTACCAGCAAAAAATAAAGACCTTAGAATTAGAAAAAAGGGAAGCTACTAAACACACATATGAAGCCAGTGTGAAGTCGATAAAGAAATTCCTTAAAGCTAATCGAAAAAGGGATCCCAAACATCTTTTCGTCCAAGATATCACAGTGGAATGGCTAAAGAATTTTGAAAAGTGGATGCTTGAAAAAGGCAATTCCAAAACTACTGTAGGCTACTACTTAAGAACCCTTAGACATATATTTAACACCATCAAAACTGATCATTATCCTTTTGGTAAAAATGGCTATGTTATTCCCAAGGGAACTAATAAAAAGAAGGCATTGGATAAGCACCAATTAAAATTATTATTTGAAGGTAAACCTGAGAACCAATTCCAACAAAGAGCCAAAGACTTTTGGTTTTTCTCCTACCTATGTAAAGGGATGAATATGAAGGATATCTTGTATCTCAAGTGGAAAAACGTTAATGGTGATTTCTTGGAATTTGTGAGGGAAAAAACCAAGGATACTACTGACGAACAAATCGTTATTCGCGTACCTCTAATGGAACATTCCAAGAAGGTAATCAAAGTGTATGGAGTAACCAGTGGCGATCGAGAAGAATATGTATTTCCAATTCTTCACAAAGAAATGGCGGAAGGAGAAAAGCTTAAAGCAAAACAAAACTTTACCCGATTAGTCAATCAGCATATGAAGCGGTATGCTGAAAAACTGGGAATTAAGGAGAATGTTAGTACTTACACTGCCAGGCATAGCTTTGCAACAATGGCGATTCGAAATAACGCCTCCATCGAATATGTGGGAGAATCCTTAGGACACGCGGATATTAAGACGACTAAGGCGTATATTAAGAGTTTCTTGGACGATGAAAGCGATAAGAAGATGATAGGGAATTTGGTGGATTTTGGGTGA
- a CDS encoding RNA polymerase sigma factor, producing MKKTQTTNLDPNAEFPMLLMKHSKIMIVYADKSDLEVWNSFKNGDESAFNFIYRKHVRELYNYGMQICKQHEWVMDCLQAMFVDLRKRCIRLGDVRSIKGYLFTVFHRELFKLIRKKRKGEFVAIDESTDQFLIEASPETKLIAQELSGERKKELEEALNQLTKRERQAILLLYQEELNYKEIADLMEFKEVKTARSLVYKAMGKLKEIFNVNGCLK from the coding sequence ATGAAAAAGACCCAAACCACTAACCTTGACCCTAATGCTGAGTTTCCGATGCTATTAATGAAACACAGTAAAATAATGATTGTGTATGCCGATAAGAGTGACCTAGAAGTGTGGAACTCCTTTAAAAATGGTGATGAATCGGCCTTTAACTTTATCTATCGCAAGCATGTCAGGGAATTATATAATTACGGTATGCAAATCTGTAAGCAGCATGAATGGGTAATGGATTGCTTGCAAGCCATGTTCGTCGATTTAAGGAAAAGGTGTATTCGCTTAGGAGATGTCCGTAGTATCAAGGGGTATTTGTTCACTGTTTTTCATAGAGAACTCTTCAAACTGATTCGGAAAAAGAGAAAAGGTGAGTTTGTGGCCATTGATGAAAGCACTGATCAGTTTTTGATCGAAGCTTCACCAGAGACCAAACTGATTGCCCAAGAGCTTTCTGGAGAAAGGAAAAAGGAGTTGGAAGAAGCCCTAAACCAACTGACCAAGCGGGAAAGGCAGGCAATATTACTGCTTTACCAAGAGGAGTTGAACTATAAGGAAATAGCAGATCTGATGGAATTTAAAGAAGTCAAAACAGCCAGGTCTTTGGTCTATAAGGCCATGGGCAAACTGAAGGAAATATTTAATGTCAATGGATGCCTCAAATGA
- a CDS encoding FecR family protein, with product MMYHQFNMEDFLNDEFFIKWVKSPDEETDHFWLKWIAEHPEKVQLIQQAKEIILMVDYKEKYFLSNKAYTDLYENIIKDTKTKESSKVNAVKWRTWHKVAAILLVLFSSVYCFKYSLEWGKDISLSEEEMIIKCNPAGQKSSFRLPDGTVVYLHGNSKLSYPPFFSDDVRKVKMEGEAYFEVKQDLDKPFIVDLGKDQIRVTGTAFNICSHKGFVSLALVEGSVTYAPENGTFEKLVPNQMLTKVPTGKVTKKQFDPLEVCGWKDKYLIFKDDSFAMMVAKLERWYGVTISAHLKLESDWSYSGTYHDKSLEYVLDGIGIASQFAYEIEGKNVTIYNPNQP from the coding sequence ATGATGTACCATCAATTCAATATGGAGGATTTTCTAAACGATGAGTTCTTTATCAAATGGGTGAAAAGCCCTGATGAAGAAACCGACCATTTCTGGTTGAAATGGATTGCTGAGCATCCTGAAAAAGTCCAACTCATTCAACAGGCTAAGGAAATAATCCTTATGGTGGATTATAAGGAAAAGTATTTTCTCTCAAACAAAGCCTATACAGATCTTTATGAGAATATCATAAAAGATACCAAAACCAAGGAATCGAGCAAAGTAAACGCCGTCAAGTGGAGAACTTGGCATAAAGTGGCGGCCATCCTACTTGTGCTGTTTTCGAGTGTCTATTGCTTCAAATATTCTTTGGAATGGGGAAAGGACATTTCCCTGTCCGAAGAGGAAATGATCATCAAATGTAATCCTGCAGGTCAAAAGTCCAGTTTCAGGTTGCCTGACGGTACGGTGGTCTACCTCCATGGTAATAGTAAACTGTCCTATCCACCATTCTTTTCCGATGATGTCAGAAAGGTCAAAATGGAAGGAGAGGCGTATTTTGAAGTAAAACAGGACCTTGACAAACCCTTTATTGTAGACTTAGGGAAAGATCAGATCAGGGTAACAGGAACCGCTTTTAATATATGTTCCCATAAAGGATTTGTCTCTTTAGCCTTGGTGGAAGGGAGTGTTACTTATGCCCCCGAAAATGGAACTTTCGAAAAGTTAGTTCCCAATCAGATGCTGACAAAAGTTCCCACCGGAAAGGTGACCAAAAAGCAGTTTGATCCCCTGGAAGTATGTGGCTGGAAAGATAAGTACCTCATTTTTAAGGATGACTCCTTTGCCATGATGGTGGCGAAGTTGGAAAGGTGGTATGGTGTCACCATTTCCGCTCACTTAAAACTAGAGTCCGACTGGTCATATTCAGGAACTTACCATGATAAATCATTGGAATATGTTCTCGACGGAATTGGCATAGCTTCACAGTTTGCCTATGAGATAGAAGGAAAAAACGTAACAATCTATAACCCAAACCAACCCTAA
- a CDS encoding SusC/RagA family TonB-linked outer membrane protein produces MEKRILRQIIMLSRYFVGAFIFQLFFTAVLMANTGNAQFKRLDEVKVTIQVEATGLAQIITELEEQTGFQFSYNKAKISFRDIQLDIDQKGAALADVLREISQETSLKFVRVDNTIHITKKKSGDISVKETPSTAEVIKVTGKVVSDTDGMPIPGVTVRIEGTTRGTVTNIDGAYTIDVNEGETLVFSFVGFVEKKVVVGSQSTIDISLAEDLQSLDEVVVVGYAEQKKETIVGAVTQTDGEVLKRTGGVSNVGQALTGNLPGVITTSSVGTPGEEMPQIVIRGQNSWNGNSPLILVDGVERPEFFANMDINSVESISVLKDASATAVFGSRGANGVIIVTTKRGREGKAEITANISTTMKSVSKLPGKLDSYDAIGVRNWAIERELSLSPNSWDEMIPQAMREKYRFPANLEEMERYPNVDWQDVVFKDQAMAYNANVGVRGGTDFVKYFTSIDYQYEGDLFRKFETGRGYQAGFNFNRINFRSNLDFQLTPTTKLGVNLGGTYGVRQSPWAYNFPESYWNSAYRSPPDVFLPRYSDGAYGTYSPDDYAVTNSLLNLAISGINYITTTRLSTNFSLEQDLGMIIKGLNFRGTLAVDNSFQETNRGVNDDNNSPNTKWINPFTGEEDFTNILNPNTRFDYVEAITWQDQAGSVDNNASQRRLFYQLQLNYAKSIEGNHNFSLMGLLNRQEDARGSVIPSYREDWVFRTTYDYKNKYLIEYNGAYNGSEKFSPENRFAFFSSGGIGWNITEENFMKNMSFVDRLKLRASYGEVGDDNIGGRFLFMDQWVYGSTSQMGVIGQAGEDSPYTWYRQNAVGNPNVHWETVYKYNAGVEFGFMNGLINGSVDWFRDNRVDILMGSGRSVPSYYGATAPAANLGRVETEGYELTIGLNHTFDSGIRLWGDFSMTHAIDQVIDRDDPELRPDYQKNAGYQLGQYRSHISAGYYNTWDELYGSPQHNTNDMAKLPGNYYIVDFNGDGVVDAFDSAPYGFSGVPQNTYSTNLGIEWKGLSLYVQFYGVNNVTRDVSLSSLGGGLNLVYDEGTYWSKENTSADSPLPRWRSQPASYNYGPRYLYDGSYLRLKNAEIAYNFQSDWVRSMGMSNMRLYINGNNLLLWTDMPDDRESNFGGPSWQGAYPTVRRINLGLNVTF; encoded by the coding sequence ATGGAAAAAAGAATACTAAGGCAAATCATTATGCTTTCCAGATATTTTGTGGGTGCTTTTATCTTTCAGTTGTTTTTTACGGCTGTATTGATGGCAAACACAGGCAATGCCCAGTTTAAGCGTTTGGATGAGGTGAAGGTGACCATTCAGGTGGAAGCCACAGGCCTTGCCCAGATCATAACCGAACTGGAAGAGCAGACTGGCTTTCAGTTTAGCTATAACAAAGCCAAGATCTCCTTTAGGGATATTCAATTGGATATTGACCAAAAAGGAGCAGCTTTAGCGGATGTTCTTAGAGAAATATCACAAGAAACATCCCTGAAATTTGTCCGGGTGGACAATACCATTCATATCACCAAGAAAAAGTCCGGTGATATCTCCGTCAAGGAAACCCCGTCGACTGCGGAAGTGATAAAAGTGACCGGAAAGGTGGTCTCCGATACGGACGGTATGCCGATTCCCGGGGTTACTGTTCGCATAGAAGGAACCACACGGGGGACGGTGACCAATATCGATGGAGCATACACGATTGATGTGAATGAGGGCGAGACACTCGTGTTCAGTTTTGTGGGTTTTGTAGAAAAGAAGGTTGTTGTTGGTTCGCAGAGTACCATTGACATTTCTTTAGCAGAAGATCTACAGTCCTTGGACGAAGTGGTCGTGGTGGGCTATGCAGAACAGAAAAAGGAAACCATCGTGGGCGCAGTGACCCAGACCGACGGGGAGGTGCTCAAGCGCACCGGAGGAGTTTCCAATGTGGGACAGGCCTTGACTGGGAACTTGCCCGGAGTGATCACGACTTCCAGTGTGGGAACACCCGGGGAAGAAATGCCCCAAATCGTCATCCGGGGCCAAAACAGCTGGAATGGTAATTCCCCTTTGATCTTGGTGGACGGGGTAGAGCGGCCGGAGTTTTTTGCCAATATGGACATCAATTCCGTGGAATCCATTTCAGTACTGAAAGATGCCTCGGCTACAGCAGTATTTGGATCCAGGGGTGCAAACGGTGTGATCATCGTAACCACTAAGCGGGGTCGAGAAGGCAAGGCAGAAATCACTGCCAATATCAGTACCACTATGAAGTCGGTTTCCAAATTGCCAGGGAAATTGGATTCCTATGATGCAATTGGCGTTAGAAACTGGGCCATTGAGCGTGAACTCTCCCTGAGCCCAAACAGCTGGGATGAGATGATCCCACAGGCCATGCGGGAGAAGTACCGGTTTCCTGCCAACCTGGAGGAAATGGAGCGATATCCAAACGTGGATTGGCAGGATGTGGTCTTCAAGGACCAAGCCATGGCCTATAATGCCAACGTGGGCGTAAGAGGAGGAACGGATTTCGTCAAATATTTTACCAGCATCGATTACCAGTACGAAGGTGACCTTTTTCGGAAATTTGAAACAGGAAGGGGCTACCAAGCTGGATTTAACTTCAATAGAATCAACTTCAGAAGTAACCTTGATTTTCAGTTGACACCGACTACCAAATTGGGAGTTAACTTGGGCGGGACTTATGGCGTTCGCCAATCTCCTTGGGCGTATAACTTCCCGGAAAGTTACTGGAACTCTGCCTATCGAAGTCCACCAGACGTCTTTTTGCCCCGGTACTCAGATGGGGCATATGGCACGTATAGTCCTGATGATTATGCGGTTACCAACTCCTTGTTGAACTTGGCCATCAGCGGCATCAATTACATTACCACAACAAGGCTTTCCACTAATTTTTCGCTTGAGCAAGACCTCGGCATGATCATCAAAGGATTGAACTTCAGGGGAACCCTGGCTGTGGACAATTCTTTTCAGGAAACCAATAGGGGGGTAAATGATGATAATAACAGTCCCAATACCAAGTGGATCAACCCTTTTACAGGAGAGGAGGACTTTACAAATATTCTAAATCCCAATACCCGATTTGATTACGTGGAAGCAATCACATGGCAGGACCAAGCAGGGAGTGTAGACAATAATGCATCTCAAAGAAGGCTTTTCTATCAGCTACAACTGAACTATGCGAAAAGCATTGAAGGAAACCATAATTTTTCACTGATGGGACTGCTGAACAGGCAGGAGGATGCAAGAGGAAGTGTGATCCCTAGTTATCGTGAGGATTGGGTATTTAGGACTACCTATGATTATAAAAACAAGTACTTGATCGAATATAACGGTGCTTATAATGGCTCTGAAAAATTCTCTCCCGAAAATCGCTTTGCCTTTTTTTCCTCTGGGGGAATAGGCTGGAATATTACCGAAGAGAACTTTATGAAAAACATGTCCTTCGTGGACCGGTTAAAGTTGCGGGCTTCTTACGGGGAAGTAGGGGATGACAATATCGGCGGACGCTTCCTGTTTATGGACCAGTGGGTCTATGGGAGCACTTCCCAAATGGGGGTAATTGGTCAAGCTGGAGAAGACAGTCCTTACACTTGGTACAGGCAAAATGCCGTGGGCAATCCCAATGTGCATTGGGAAACGGTTTACAAGTACAATGCGGGGGTGGAGTTCGGATTTATGAATGGGCTGATCAACGGTAGCGTGGACTGGTTCAGGGACAATAGGGTAGATATCCTAATGGGTAGCGGCCGCTCGGTTCCCAGTTATTATGGTGCCACAGCCCCAGCTGCCAATCTTGGCCGTGTGGAGACCGAAGGCTATGAACTGACCATTGGGCTGAACCACACCTTTGATAGCGGGATCAGGCTTTGGGGTGATTTTTCCATGACCCATGCCATTGATCAGGTGATTGATCGAGATGATCCAGAGCTGCGTCCTGATTACCAAAAGAATGCAGGCTATCAATTGGGACAATACAGAAGTCATATCAGTGCAGGATATTACAATACTTGGGACGAGCTGTATGGCAGTCCCCAGCACAACACCAACGACATGGCCAAATTGCCTGGGAACTATTATATCGTGGATTTTAACGGTGATGGTGTCGTAGATGCCTTTGATTCTGCTCCTTATGGCTTTTCTGGCGTTCCCCAAAACACCTATAGCACCAACTTGGGTATAGAATGGAAAGGGCTGAGTCTGTACGTACAGTTTTATGGTGTGAACAACGTGACCCGGGACGTTTCACTCAGTAGTTTGGGCGGAGGCTTGAACCTGGTCTATGACGAAGGAACCTATTGGTCCAAGGAAAACACCTCGGCTGATTCACCTTTACCGAGATGGCGTTCCCAACCTGCCAGTTATAATTATGGTCCCAGGTACCTCTACGATGGTTCTTATCTCCGGCTAAAGAATGCTGAAATCGCCTATAATTTCCAGTCCGACTGGGTGAGAAGTATGGGGATGAGCAATATGCGACTTTACATCAATGGCAACAACCTCTTGCTGTGGACCGATATGCCAGATGACAGGGAATCGAACTTTGGAGGGCCATCCTGGCAAGGAGCCTATCCAACAGTAAGGAGGATCAACTTGGGTCTAAATGTTACATTCTAA
- a CDS encoding RagB/SusD family nutrient uptake outer membrane protein, whose translation MNRYIKPLMRGSIWIAMLLIVSSCEDYLERAPESIISEEQAFQNFTNFQGYVEELYHCVPNFTLSGYTSSWNWGEDEIESTAGTFHLSYNIDRGNFWAWQVENGAGNNGWLDANGANTDRDHKNKGLWPLAWYGIRKANMGLENLSLMTDATQEERQLIEGQLLFFRAWFHFSLIQYFGGLPYVDQVLPSDEQLTLPRLSYHECADRIAQDLQKAADLLPIDWDDTTAGRRTLGKNQLRINKIMALGYLGKNYLWAGSPLMNSVSTGSQTYHAEYCKQAADVFGELLQLVESGETQYALLPFDKYNDNFYTMGQNWALAGGTEAIFRSTYYVANDTHWRISKQYKPTFMDQGDPTNFYPTANYVHDNFGMANGLPLPDDVTQADPASGYDPNYPWKGRDPRFYKTIVYDGVKVVQGAIPDANQEVNRYANLYTGGSYREVVTGSLSGYASRKFSPLSANEYDRAYDWGSALHINVPYMRLADVYLMYAEATLMGYNSLGASSSNFSKTPVEAVNTIRERAGMALVQDRFLGSVSDFLPELRRERAVELAFERHRFNDLRRWMLLTEEPYTIKTSFEFDRAGEFNTDDPTENRIVNMREEVIIERNFTSKHYWLPLKLADVSLYPELYQNPGW comes from the coding sequence ATGAATAGATATATAAAACCATTAATGAGAGGATCGATTTGGATAGCGATGCTTTTAATTGTCTCCTCTTGCGAAGACTATTTAGAAAGGGCACCGGAATCCATTATTTCCGAGGAGCAGGCCTTCCAAAACTTTACTAATTTCCAAGGTTATGTAGAGGAGTTGTACCACTGCGTGCCCAATTTCACCTTGTCCGGATATACCAGTTCCTGGAATTGGGGTGAGGATGAAATCGAGTCCACTGCAGGTACCTTTCATTTGTCCTATAATATCGACCGGGGCAACTTCTGGGCCTGGCAGGTAGAAAATGGCGCTGGAAACAATGGCTGGCTGGATGCAAACGGAGCCAATACGGACAGGGACCATAAAAACAAGGGGCTCTGGCCGCTTGCGTGGTATGGTATCCGCAAAGCCAATATGGGACTGGAAAATCTCTCGTTGATGACGGATGCCACCCAGGAAGAGCGGCAATTGATCGAAGGACAGCTCTTGTTTTTCAGGGCTTGGTTTCACTTTTCACTCATTCAGTACTTTGGAGGCTTGCCTTATGTGGACCAAGTATTGCCCAGTGATGAGCAATTGACGTTACCACGCTTAAGTTACCATGAATGTGCAGACCGTATAGCCCAAGATCTACAAAAGGCTGCTGATCTGCTCCCAATAGACTGGGACGATACGACTGCCGGAAGACGAACCTTGGGCAAAAACCAGCTGCGAATCAATAAGATCATGGCCTTGGGCTATTTGGGTAAAAATTACCTGTGGGCGGGGAGCCCGTTGATGAATTCGGTCTCTACAGGAAGCCAAACGTATCACGCGGAATACTGTAAGCAGGCAGCTGATGTTTTTGGAGAACTACTACAGCTTGTGGAAAGCGGGGAAACCCAATATGCCTTGCTGCCTTTTGACAAGTATAATGATAATTTCTATACCATGGGGCAAAACTGGGCGCTGGCCGGAGGAACAGAGGCGATTTTCAGGTCAACCTATTATGTTGCCAATGATACCCACTGGCGGATTTCAAAGCAGTATAAGCCTACTTTCATGGACCAAGGTGACCCGACAAATTTCTACCCAACTGCCAACTATGTCCATGATAATTTTGGCATGGCCAATGGCCTACCGTTACCGGATGATGTTACCCAAGCTGATCCGGCATCAGGATATGATCCAAACTACCCTTGGAAAGGTCGTGATCCACGGTTTTACAAGACTATCGTGTATGACGGTGTAAAAGTGGTTCAGGGGGCCATCCCAGATGCTAATCAGGAAGTCAACCGATATGCCAACCTGTATACGGGAGGGAGTTATAGAGAAGTGGTGACAGGGAGCTTATCGGGATATGCTTCGCGTAAGTTCTCCCCACTGTCAGCCAATGAATACGATAGGGCTTACGATTGGGGTTCTGCCCTACATATTAATGTGCCCTATATGAGGCTGGCTGATGTTTATTTGATGTATGCAGAAGCTACATTGATGGGATACAATAGTCTTGGAGCATCATCCTCTAATTTCTCAAAAACTCCTGTGGAGGCAGTAAACACCATCAGGGAGCGTGCGGGAATGGCACTTGTCCAAGACAGGTTTTTGGGATCGGTAAGTGATTTTCTCCCCGAGCTGCGAAGGGAAAGGGCTGTGGAGCTGGCTTTTGAAAGACACCGTTTCAATGACCTCCGTAGGTGGATGCTCCTAACAGAAGAGCCATATACCATCAAGACTTCATTCGAATTTGACCGGGCGGGGGAATTCAATACCGATGATCCTACCGAGAACAGAATTGTGAACATGAGAGAGGAAGTAATCATCGAACGGAATTTCACCTCCAAGCATTATTGGCTGCCGCTAAAGCTGGCCGATGTAAGCCTCTATCCGGAATTGTATCAAAACCCCGGATGGTAA